A window of Nicotiana sylvestris chromosome 8, ASM39365v2, whole genome shotgun sequence genomic DNA:
actggtatgtcctagtttcaatttaaagttccaacaacaacatgcttcttttattgtttcagtttctcttgtTCCTAGtttgcttctacttgtggtttTGTTGTAAAATTTGTAGTTAAAAGTTACCTTATCAGCATGATATTATGTCTTCCCCTTTCCTTTAGGTTAGTACATTCCCCTTATGTGTGTATCTGAGCATGCCTTACTAATTGTCTCCTACTTGTTGTATACTTACTATCATATATCCCATGAATCCacaaatccctatcacccctttatgtgtttgtgttcttcatGACTGGTTCTATGACTATGCCAGTGTCagctgtttctgagcatgtctgaaccagtcctaagacctttgctgggttatgtgtttgcagcCAAATGTTCTATGTATCCCAAACCCCCTTGACCCttgtgtgactactgaattcaCTTGATTCTGTGAACTAGCTATGTGTAAACTTGTCCTAAAGTGTTCTGACTTCTGTTCATCTCTTCAAACAAGTCTCAATTGTTTTTACTGAACTATTTTCAAAAGAAAAGACTTTTGCTCAGTACAATCTTACTAAAACCTTTTCAACTTATGTTCATCActtctcactttactcttagtcaataagttttgccccctctagtatgtgttcTGCCTTGGGATCTTTTTAagaaccctctaaactctggcatactgaggctggcctttccatacTGTACTCTTTCAATTCTTtagttactaagtctaggtgtaagcactgcccagggtccttgagacccttagggaactttgatgcacctagactctgatttgtctatggaattgaggcttatgagaccattggaggctttaggAAACATGGGCgtaattgaaggctccctatagaatagcttctcaattttatattttacttatgtaattcgtTCATTGgcatgtaataatttgtaaacagatatttggaGTATTTAGTAAAATGgatgggtagatgtatactttatggggtaatacgAGTAGAAATCCCACTCTTAGGATCTTACTTTTAAAGTCTGTCTGATCTACTCAATAGAGAACATGCTCATAGGGTTTCAATCTTTAATCTGATTGCTTTGCctaaatagaaaacatgctcataggtttgctctttaatctgattgctttacctaatagaaatcatgccaatAGGGTTTCACTTTTAAGTTTGTTATTTATCAAATAGAAACCATGTCTCTAAGGTTGTGCATTcggtcatgttagaaaccatgtttataggttccaAACGATCAGGTCTTAAATCAGTTCaataatagatgccatgcctataggactcaattCCGATTCAGTTATAATGAGTATTTTTGTATGTTGCTGCAAATCGATTAAAATTAGTAATCCACCTAGATATCAAGCCTATATGGATCTCTACTCGCAATACTGGCTGATAATTTAatttagtctaataaatcaatttcATTATGCCTAGTTCATTTTTAAACTAGTCTTATTAAGTATTAAGCGTTTTTTGAAACAAGCTCTTTCAAACTGCCTCAACctcattagatatcatgactataggtattaaaggagtctatttcaaaaatttgtttgttttgcATCAATACAGGTTCCAGtattctgcatataggcaagtcttagggcattttcaaaactgcatTTCTCTTAAACTATCTCTGTTGCTTAACGTTTCAAACAGGCTTTTAAAAGAgtccctaggcaactactagggTATAACTTCTGAGTATAAAAAGTTTTGTCTGTTTCtacatattcacttagatatcctacTTTAGGACATTGATTAATAAAGACAACtatgtttgagtcgtgctgcttgtatgtttgtttgaggaTGAAACTCtaagcctcttaattgctcccattatgtgaaaGTACTAAATGTTTTGATTgccgccttagaatttttgcctttctaaaccttaggggtacatctagaactacctataggtagaggtcctaactccctctaggaccattaagaagggacgggtagcagcacgcaatagagtcattgaccaaacactcgctttgcatgaccaataaggggatgggaatggtagacatgggatatgatgactacacgttaatgtcatgtgtagcccctcattgaggagtgtttaccgaatattgcgtggggtgatcctataggacaaCCAACCTAGGAACCCTCTTTACCCAATCCTCTCTTTATTTAAACCTTTTGtttttacaacttgttcaaacctttatcttgtTACTCGAGTTATCTAACATGCTATACTTGCAACGtgtttgattcaactatttatatagactaatttgtgaatataagtttggtcgggacccacatTTGtcgaccaagaggggtgcctaacaccttcccctcaaggttacttccagcccttaccctaatctctagtaatgtaaaccaacccaagagttaatcgctctatgtgccctaatgcaccataatccgtttggtggcgactcttcaaatatccaattcccataaggaaatgagtcattacacctcgTGAATGTTGAAACCCACTTTTGCGAGAAAAATAGGGCGCGACAACTCCACTAGTACCTGAGAGAAGAACACGAGAGAACTAGTTAGATATACCCACCTCCTCTACAAATGAACCTCAAATGTCTAACTGGAAACACAAAAGTtctcatcctcttgacaacataatcaCTCCTCTAGATTTTGGAGTACAAACCAAGTCAAAAGCTAAAAATTCACTTACCTTCTCAGCCTTTATCTCCCAAATAGAACCcgaaaatatcaaggaagccctgaatgatgcagattggattacagccatgcaagatgagctgcatcagtttgaaaggaacaaTGTCTGGCACCTCGTACCTAGACACTCAAATCGAACCATTATAGAAACCAGGTGGGTATTTGggaacaagcttgatgaacatggaaacaCTACAAGGAACAAGGTCAGGCTAGTGGTTCGtggctacaatcaggaggaaggaatTGATTATGATGAAACGTTTGCTCCGATCGCTCGCATGAAAGCTATTAGAATCCTAAttgcttttgcatctcatatggagttTACCCTATTCCAAatagatgtcaaaagtgcatttctgaatggacTTCTTAAGGAAAATGTCTATGGgaagcaacctccagggtttgaatgtcatgaacaccctaaatatgtgtttaaactggacaaagTATTGTATGGTTTTGAAGCAGGCTCCTCAAGCTTGGAATGAAAGGCTGTCAAAGTTCCTCTTAGAAAATGGCTTTataagaggtaaaattgacaacaCCTTGTTCTTAAAGAAATAGGGACGAAACCTGCTCATTTttcaggtctatgttgatgatatcatttttggggaaATAGCCGattctctgtgtgaagaatttgtaaaactcatgggaagtgagtttgaaatgagcacgACAGGGAACTAAATTTCTTCTTGGGTTTTCAAGTGAAACAGTCCACAAAGGGTACATTCATTTATCAGCAGAAATACATCAAGGAGCTCTTCAAGAGGTTTGATATGGAATCATCAAAAGTGATAGACACTCTCTTTGCAACGGCTACTCTACTGGGcatggatgaaactggatctcctatgaatcaaactatgtatagaggctttattgggtctcttctctatctcacTACCAGCAGACCCGATATTGTCTTCAGTGTGgggctatgtgcaaggtttcaataaaatcctaaggaatctcatttgaaggctgccaaaagaattttgagataccttaagggtacacaggacctggtcctgtattacccctcaagtgacagttttaatctcattgggtatgctaatgctgactaaataggttatcttgtggacagaaAAAGCACTTCTATAATGGCTCACTTTTTAGGATCATGTTTCATCTCTTGGGGAACAAGGAAGACAAACgcagtggctctttcaacagttgaagcagaatatgtagctgcagcatcgtgttgtgctcaactcctatGGATTAAGCAGCAACTGGAGGATTTTGGGGTGTTTTCTGAGTGTGTGCCTCTTCTATGtgataacaccagtgcactcaacatggctaAGAATGCAGTTcaacacaaaagaaccaatcacATTGATGTGAGACATTATTTTCTGAGGAACAATGTAGAGAAAGGGCTAATCTGTATGAAGTTCTGTAGCACAGAAGACCAAATTatagatatcttcaccaaagcattgagtagggaacattttgaaagaagaGGGTGAAGATGGGTCTAATGAAgcccaattgagaacctgattccccatcaattggctatgaaaatcaccttcaAGTAAaactagctaaagtgttttctggccaagtctaactcacttcaatagcGTTGCAGGTAAATACGCATGATGAGTATAGAAGTTGTAGATGCATTGCATGGATGGTAAAAGAGGATTGATATTTTCAATAACAGGTCAAGAACCTAGTCCATGTCtcaaaggttagtagttctgtgcattCTTTAATACACATCTTGAAAAGGTACAAATATGAACTGCCATGTCATCCACCTTTTCTGACCCTAATGTCACGTCCCTTCACTTCAAatcgttccatctccctctgaaatgTTGCATTTCTCCAAGCACAACCGTCGTTTCAGAACAGATTCTTatctctctcttcataattatccacTCTTTTTAAAACCCTTCTACTTTCTTCACAAACCATAGTCCTCCACTAGAACTTCTCCAAATAACTTTCTCTCTATCTTTTCATGTTTACGCAAACTCCAAAATCCCTGCCTTAgttgtctctaataatgaaaaACCATTGAGTTATCTATCCCCAATGAGTCTTCTGTAACCACTCCTATTCGTATCACTATAATCACTCCTAACCCAGAATCCCTGTCTCCCTCCAGTTCTAAGTTGACTATCCTAGAAAACCCAAAAATTGTTGACCCTTCTTCCCTATCCTTTGAGTTTCCCATTGATCAACGAAAAAGTGGAGAACAGGGTAAAAGTCCCGAGGTTGTAGAGGTTTCTGCCATTATTGCTTCATATTCTGTGGTGGCCATGGAGCTTATTAAGGAAGAAAATTTTGCGACCATCTTTGTGGCATCTGCTAATGGTGTATTACATGAGATAATCCCTCATAGGAACAAGATACAGAGTATGGGGAAAAAGGAACCATGGTGGATGTTGAGGGCTCCGCACTAGCAGAAACTACTGGGCCCTCTCATGAGGAACCTGATTCCTCTCCGGAGGAGACAGGTCAGGATTCTCACTACCAGGTCAGTTCTACTCCTGCATTTGTTGTTGCGCCCTTGGACATTCAAGTCCCTGAGATGTGGTCTAGTGATGAGGAGGATCTAGACAACATTGCTCTTGATGCTTTCATAGTCAAGCGAAGGGTAGTGTCCACTCCTGAGACTTCTACTAAGCGACCTACTACTTGGTTGCAAGCAAAGGTAGCCTATGACTCTGCCCTTCAAAAGAGCAGAAAAAGTAGTAAGATAAAAAGGATGAGATTGGTGAAAGACAATGTTATAGTGTGTGATAAGGTTGTTCCAGTGGTGGGGTTGAGGAGGAAACAACTGAGGAACCTAGTTCCCTAGTGAGAGGGTCCCAGAAGAAGAAGGATTCTGCTTTCATAGATAATGTTACAACCCCCAGTTCAAAGTTGAAGGATGTTGTGAGTGAGTTCTCCGTTTCTGATGAGGATGTGTTAGTAAAGTCTAAGGGAAAAGCAAAATCAAGTGGTGTAAAGTCTAGAAAACGGAAGTCTGAGACCGTTAAGGAACCTGGTTCTGTGAAAAAGCTAAGGAGTGAAACTAGTTCTGCTTCAGAATGATTAAGGCACTAAAAGGTCCTGCTGGGTCGCACTTTTGACCCATCAATTTCTGATATGGCTGGTATGTGTCAAGTTCTTGCAATGGTTAAGTTTCAACGATGGGGACATCTGTTTCAAATGGATGCAGCCAAAGTGTATGAGGATGAGGTTCAAAGCTTTTATGCCAGACTCTTTCCCGTTGATACCAACCATATCTGTGCCTTGGTGAATTAGGTGGACATTGTGTTTGATGTGAGTCTGTTTGGGGATATTCTAAAGGTCCCTACAGATGGTGTGTCTAATGTGAAAGATGTGTtaatcgaggccaaccctgcactactattgagtagcgagagtgggtcgaagcagcttttacccgattaaggttgggatcgatttccacagggagctagaagttggagtcgggtgtctgtctaaagtggagttgtgtatgtgttccaaattgcacttcttaacatttttgggttttttgatttacttctaattttatcaaactacaatgctaaattaaactagaataatctaagagtaaactattgcgagttgttcaaatggttaaaaggcaccaggttagtgactttcgcctaggtggtcaattgacggatacttgagtctaaggcatgattgacatatttggggagtatgatataaccgttgcacggttttacccactctacacctcttagtgattcgagtgattttgcccgatttgactttctcaagaccaattgggtatgcaaatttgcacaagcaatcaaggttcaagtcgggtattactatctctaggtttaactctttaattggggctatgaatctcttgagtacgccccaatttcttgttggaccaatttcagagacttaggctctctttctcaagaagagtcaaagtcaactaaacacaaactagtgtttgcaactaccaattcaacaattaaacatgaaattagcccgaatatcaaacacccatagtcagtCTAGCCcgaaaacacaagacccatcaattacccacactagggctGAGCctcaaccctagcttatgggtctagctactcataattagataaaaaaaacaaagaaatagatgaagaacaactcatattaattaattgctaagataaactagaagattcaatgttgaaatgaagttaaaattactcaaaatagctaaaa
This region includes:
- the LOC138874986 gene encoding uncharacterized protein, encoding MVDVEGSALAETTGPSHEEPDSSPEETGQDSHYQVSSTPAFVVAPLDIQVPEMWSSDEEDLDNIALDAFIVKRRVVSTPETSTKRPTTWLQAKVAYDSALQKSRKSSCSSGGVEEETTEEPSSLVRGSQKKKDSAFIDNVTTPSSKLKDVVSEFSVSDEDVLVKSKGKAKSSGVKSRKRKSETVKEPGSVKKLRSETSSASE